A part of Pongo pygmaeus isolate AG05252 chromosome 14, NHGRI_mPonPyg2-v2.0_pri, whole genome shotgun sequence genomic DNA contains:
- the LOC129011624 gene encoding uncharacterized protein LOC129011624, with product MALQLRWFEHRRPFFLLLIAQLSVHWPPHLPPDQRSFCLPQHCQLGVFLDSSSGPPSAPLPPSALTSRPPSLLLGNLAWVGLLSQPSRLLFLSLAACLAHHCGQVSLLENTISLHHGPVYKAVSHLPITSDQIRTLRLWIETDATVAGKPHCPPIPALASVPVRPRKMLLSAVLPSPALPACWSCIALHLTDSYSTALASPKHTWPS from the coding sequence ATGGCTTTACAATTGAGGTGGTTCGAACACAGAAGgccctttttccttttattaattgCTCAGCTATCTGTACATTGGCCCCCACACCTGCCACCTGACCAGCgcagcttctgcctccctcaGCACTGCCAGCTGGGGGTTTTCTTAGACTCATCCTCTGGGCCACCTTccgctcctctccctccctctgcgtTAACATCCAGGCCACCCTCATTACTCCTTGGCAACCTAGCTTGGGTTGGCCTCCTCAGCCAGCCTTCCAGACTGCTCTTTCTCTCCCTTGCAGCCTGTCTTGCACACCACTGTGGCCAGGTCAGTCTTTTGGAGAATACCATTTCCTTACATCATGGCCCTGTTTACAAAGCTGTTTCCCATTTGCCTATCACATCAGATCAAATCAGAACCCTTCGGCTCTGGATTGAAACCGATGCCACTGTTGCTGGCAAGCCTCATTGCCCTCCGATCCCGGCGTTGGCCTCTGTCCCTGTCAGGCCTCGTAAGATGCTGCTCTCTGCCGTCCTGCCGTCTCCAGCTCTGCCTGCATGTTGGTCCTGCATTGCTCTCCACCTCACAGACTCTTATTCCACGGCTCTGGCCAGTCCAAAGCATACATGGCCCAGTTAG